In Melospiza georgiana isolate bMelGeo1 chromosome 8, bMelGeo1.pri, whole genome shotgun sequence, one genomic interval encodes:
- the LOC131086236 gene encoding pulmonary surfactant-associated protein A-like, producing the protein MLPYSSYTLIALAALLVTCHALSKRPEISGLPGIPGRNGLKGLPDSLASKFALANLKHRLCQLEAALALNGKIRKVGEKLLASNGKKTDFVSALQSCEEVGGTLAAPKNEEENKAIMDIVKQYNQYAYLGIRKGEISGQVKYLNGMPLSYSNWHQHEPNGKEKEKCVEMYTDGTWNDKKCNMYRLTICEF; encoded by the exons ATGTTGCCTTACTCATCCTACACCCTCATAGCACTGGCTGCTTTGTTAGTGACTTGCCATGCATTGAGTAAACGCCCAGAAATTTCTGGGCTGCCTGGTATCCCTGGAAGGAATGGTCTGAAAG GTCTGCCTGATTCTCTGGCCAGCAAATTTGCTTTAGCAAATTTGAAGCACCGACTTTGCCAACTTGAGGCTG CGCTTGCTTTGAAtgggaaaataagaaaagtaGGAGAGAAATTACTTGCTAGCAATGGGAAGAAAACTGACTTTGTGTCTGCACTGCAATCCTGTGAAGAGGTTGGAGGAACTCTTGCAGCCCCCAAGAATGAGGAGGAGAATAAAGCTATTATGGACATTGTGAAGCAGTATAACCAATATGCTTACCTGGGCATTAGAAAGGGGGAGATTTCAGGTCAGGTTAAGTATTTAAATGGCATGCCTCTGAGTTATAGCAACTGGCACCAGCATGAGCCCAatggcaaagagaaagagaaatgtgtGGAGATGTACACTGATGGCACCTGGAATGACAAAAAATGCAATATGTACCGTCTCACAATCTGTGAATTTTAG